AAAGCCGATTGAATATAAAAGGTAGGAGGAAAAGAAGTTGCAGATTATAGTATTACTAACATTTTTGTTTATTGCTGTTGGAGCTTATCAGATAGTCATAGGACAGTTAGACTTGGTAACCAAGAAAGCAGTAAAGGCAGCTCATGCATATCATAAAAATAACACATCCAGCAACGAAATGGAGGCATTCATTGAATCCTTGGCTGTGAAAGTATCAAAATATATAAGGTTAGATACTTACAAAAAGAAGAAGATGGAATCCGAGTTAAAGAGCCTGCAAATTACATCCACCCCGGAAGTATATCAGGCAAGAAATCTGGTGAAAACGGGATTCATACTAATGGGTGTTATTCCTTGTCTTCTCATTGCACCAATACTGGCCATTGGTGTGGTTGTAGGAGCTGTCTTTGTATATTTAAAATGTGATACAGATTTAAAGGAGCAGTTACGGAAAAAAAGAGAAGAAATTGAATATGAGCTGCCACGTTTTGCCTCTACGTTAAAGCAAGAGCTTACATCCAGCAGAGATGTGTTAAGTATTCTTGACAATTATAAAAAAAATGCAGGAGAAAGCATGAAGAATGAGTTAGAAAAAACAGTGGCAGATATGCGCTCCGGTAATTACGAAGCAGCTCTGTTACGGTTTGAAAGCAGAGTTTCCTTGCCGGCGCTAAGTGATATTGTAAGAGGACTGATTGGTGTACTTCGTGGTGATAATAACGTCAATTATTTTGAAATGCTAAGCCATGATTTAGATGTATTAGAAGTACAACGATTAGAAAATCTTGCCGGGAAACAGCCGGGTAAGATTAAGAAATACATACTAGCACTGCTTATTTGTATGATGGTAATGTACATAACGATTCTTGCAGTATATGCCGCTATGTCCATATAGCAATATAGCAGAAAGGAGCATGACATGAAAAGGAAACAGAAGCTAAAGCATATCGTAAAGGATAAAAGTGGTTCAAGCTATCTGGAGATGGTAATCGGTGTTCTTATTTTTTCCCTTGCGCTGGCATTTATAATCAAGGCAGTGCCAGTATTAATACTGAAAAATCAACTAAATACTTTTGCCGGCAACGTTAGCCGGATAATATCTGTGGAAG
The nucleotide sequence above comes from Anaerocolumna cellulosilytica. Encoded proteins:
- a CDS encoding secretion protein F, translated to MQIIVLLTFLFIAVGAYQIVIGQLDLVTKKAVKAAHAYHKNNTSSNEMEAFIESLAVKVSKYIRLDTYKKKKMESELKSLQITSTPEVYQARNLVKTGFILMGVIPCLLIAPILAIGVVVGAVFVYLKCDTDLKEQLRKKREEIEYELPRFASTLKQELTSSRDVLSILDNYKKNAGESMKNELEKTVADMRSGNYEAALLRFESRVSLPALSDIVRGLIGVLRGDNNVNYFEMLSHDLDVLEVQRLENLAGKQPGKIKKYILALLICMMVMYITILAVYAAMSI